A window of Halostella salina contains these coding sequences:
- a CDS encoding secondary thiamine-phosphate synthase enzyme YjbQ, giving the protein MPTRFTVDTDERLTTVDVTDRVAAAVPDDADGVCTAFVRHTTAALVVQENESRLRGDVADFLAELVPDEGHAHDALDGNADSHLRATLLGPSVSIPAADGDLELGTWQSVLLVECDGPRSREVAVAVAD; this is encoded by the coding sequence ATGCCAACCCGCTTCACCGTCGACACCGACGAGCGCCTGACGACCGTCGACGTGACCGACCGCGTCGCCGCGGCCGTGCCCGACGACGCAGACGGCGTCTGCACCGCCTTCGTCCGGCACACCACCGCGGCGCTCGTGGTGCAGGAGAACGAGTCGCGACTGCGCGGCGACGTGGCGGATTTCCTCGCCGAACTCGTGCCCGACGAGGGCCACGCACACGACGCGCTGGACGGGAATGCCGATTCGCACCTCCGGGCCACGCTGCTCGGGCCGAGCGTCTCGATCCCGGCCGCGGACGGCGACCTCGAACTCGGGACGTGGCAGTCGGTCCTGCTGGTCGAGTGTGACGGCCCGCGGAGCCGCGAGGTCGCGGTGGCGGTGGCCGACTGA